The genomic stretch aaaaaccctaaaaataataaaCAGTATACCTTTCTTTGACATCGATCTTTCCTTTTCTTATCATCTTTCTATATTTCTAGGGTTTCTGTTTCTCCCCCTTCTCTCAAACTCCATTCCCGATCTTCTCACCACCACCAGAAATGGAGGATTTGGCTTCTACAGCAGAAACTCCGGTCTCGTCTCCCTCTCCGGCGCCGGCGCTGCTTACCGGAGCTGAGGACTCCTCCGAGGATGCTTGCAGCATCTGCCTCGAACCGTTCTCTGCTGAGGATCCTGCCACGGTATGATCGCTCGATCCTCCATTTTCCACCTATCTATCTTGATTCCACAAAAAAAGATAGTTCTGTTTCCTTTTTCCCGCTTTGATGTGTTGAATTATGACTGTATGTGATCGGATTTCATGAAATTGAGTGTGGCGGAAATAGGGCTCTGAATTGCTTCTCCGATGATTGTGAGAATTTTATGTGGGGATCAGTTTTGGAGGCCATTTTCGGAAGAAGCTGGTTTTCGGTGAATTTTTGTTCCGTAGTGTCGTTTGGTTGGTCATTTTGAAGTTCTTCTTTTTTGTTGATGAGTGCTTGGTGTTGTTCATTTGAATGCTTTGGTTAGATGAGTTGATATTCGTAAGAAACTGAacgtgaaaatttcaaaatttccttaTAACAATATGACAAGATTTAGCAATATTATATTGGATTCTATAAATATGCCTTTATTGGTGGTTTGCCGACCCCCAAGGGTGTATAGCCCATCCCCATCTATACACAGATGTGTGGTTGATGATggtgatctgagccatccatcaggtgggactGACAGTGTGTATGCCGCAGCCCAAAAGTATTTCagtacacacatcaggtgggcgaTGTTGTCCAGGACAACTGGATAGATTGAAGAAATTGAGTTAGCCATCATTTGTTTCGTACGCTAGCTCTGCTGATGAGTGGACTGCCCTGTTTTTGGGACAGTGTGTCCACATGatggggcacacctgatggaaGGCTTGGATGCTCATGCTCGTTTGGCATGTCTGCTTGCATGTGGATGGTCTGAGCTGTCCACATGTGTGAGATTACTGGACCTAAAATATATATGTGCGTGTGTTATAGATATTTTATCTACCTGCAATGAACTTAACATTGCAATGTATGTGTCATATTCACCAGTGCCAAGTGCCAATATTGGAATTAACCATATCCCGGAGAAATGCATCACGTTCTGTGATCAGAAGTTATTTGTTTGATAGCTTTTCAGATCTGATTGGATGTTTCAGTTTAGTAATTGTGAAGACCAGTATCTTCAGTGCATTATTTTAATTTGTCATTGCCACTGATATTTGCTTAATAGCCATAGGATGATTGAGtacatattatatgtatatattcttGCTTGATCAGTATATGAGATATACTAAGGAACCAAAGTACACTAGTGTTAACCCAATCAAAGACATCAATCTTCAGTGTTATTGGTACCAACTGTGAAGCCTGATGGAccacaaagaaaataaaatccCACAAGCTCATAATTTCTCcacaaaataaatggatagcaGAAAGTAATGCAATGGACAAGCGATCTCAATCAGAAAAGCCTGGAAAATTCAAGGAAATAaggttatcattttttttttgagggCTCATTGCTCTCAAAGGGGTTACCTATGATCCCTTGGAATTGTTTCATGCAACCTCTCTTCAGTGACTAAGTGGAAATTTTCAGGTAGAATATATTATTCTCTGCCTCACGttcttgggtttttttttcttcttgagaTTGTTGATTCCAATGTGGCTAAGGGCACTAGGCACAGCCTAGGCACAAGTGGCCTTCATATGCCCGAAACGCCTAGGCGTATACTTGGATAATCCAGattcaattttttaaatttatttttattgcacaatattatatagttagatacatattgattttaaatagttGAACAGCCACTTCCAAAAAACTTACATGTACTCTTAACATTCCAATGAATACACAAAATCCAAGAATTTCTAACCCTTCCAAATTTCCAAACCCAGAAACCCTAATTTCATAAAATCCCAAATTTCTGATTTCataaatcctaattctaaattcaaaaccctaaatccccccAAAATTCCCAAATTCACCCAATTCTAAACACTCATTTTCAAATTTCCTGAATCCTTAGCCTAAATTTCGTAATTTCCTAATTCCACAAAATTCCCGTCCCAAGATCACATTATATGGGTATAGGGCACAGTTGGAAGCGCAAACTGCTTGGAATAAGTCAAATGTAGTGCTTAAACCACTAATAGAAAgaaaattaagaagaaaatggcTTTAAGGCGCATGCCTGAGGACAACGCCTCAGTTGGGGCCTAGGAGAGGTCCATGGGGCCCAACGCCTTGGTGTGAACCTAGGCGCGAACCTGGAATACTGTTAACTACACTACTTGGTTCATTGATTTGCTTTCTATCTATTGGTTTCTTGTGAAGAATTGGGTATTCATGGGATTTTCCTTATGATCTAGCAACCATGCCCTTTTCCATTTGTGTTAGATTAAATATATTTTACTTGGGAAAGTCTTTGGTATTATTGAGGAACAATAGAAATGGCCTTTGGAATTATAAAGTTGTACTTGGGCAGCACATATACAAGATTTGGTCCCTGCTTATCTGGATGGTCCTTTCGTGGGAGCCAACCCTTGAAACATACTAATCAAGAGGTTCGATGACGTTACTAACATGTGTCTTATCCTCGTGTGTGCTTGGAGGGTTGAATGAGGTTGCCTACACCCTTGCTAGAGATTGAGTGATGAGAGGGTCATTGGTTGTTGACTACGTCTTACATCTCAGCTTCTACTTCTTgcactttctctttctttaaaataaattattttgttATTAatcaaaacagagagagagagagagagagagagagagagagagagagagagagagagtcttactGGATGGCCCCAACCATCTTTGAGTCCTGCAAATGCACAGTGAAATGGAGAAGAACATGAGGATTAGAGCCGTTGCCCAGCCATAGTGCGACCAACCAGATGAATCTGGATCTGATACACATGCCACCAGTGCAGTTTTAGATTAAGAGACACACACCAAATACTTTCCAATGATATGTATCTACGATGGACTCAATCTTGCAAAACATGGGTTGCAGCTACTCGCGGAAAGGCTTAGCAGTGATTGAAAAGTTTTCAAATTAGGACCGCCCTTTGACAGCCTTTTGGTCTGATTGGTTGTTTCAGGTTACAAACTGCAAACACGAGTATCATCTTCAGTGCATTCTTGACTGGTAGGCCCAATTATCATCAAGTTCAGGTTTCACTTTATCTCCCATCATTAGTTTTCTGCTCATATGTATTATGCATCAGGTGTATGTATTAGAAAACTTGTGCATGTTCAAATTTATTGGATCATCAAGAGCTTAAATGGAAGTAAATTCATCTCCCAGGTCACAAAGAAGCAAAGAGTGCCCGATATGCTGGCAGTTGCTTGTCTTGAAGGATCCTGTCAGGTAGATTTATTTTCTCTTTAATGAACAATTACTTTCTTGAAATTGAAATGGCCCACTCAGAAGGTTGCAAAATGTGACCTGTTTTGAGTGCCAGCTTTTTGAACTGGTCATTTATTTTTCAGGCTTCATTGGTGTAGTGGTTTTACTTAAAACTTGCCAGTTATCTCAATTTGCTACTGTTAGCACAAATGTTTATTACCTTAATTCATATTTGATGATTATCTGTAGCCAAGAGCTTCTTGCAGCGGTGGAGATGGaaagaagttccagatcaaggcGTAGAACTTCCAATGCCTCTTCATTTCCTCGCATACCTCTTGAAGACTTTGAATTCCACGATGTCAGTTATGGGGTTTGCCTATGTGCTTAATTCATTGTGGATGCTGAATTTGCTTGTGTGTTGACAACTGGAATTTTCAGGTTCCATCCTACACAGATGACTCGGATTTCGATGAGCGTATCATGCAACATCTAGCTGCTGCCGCCATGGGTAGGGCTCATCATTTTAGCAGGAGGGAGCGGCATAGATCTTCTGGTCTGGCTCATTCCCAATTTGTTGTTTTTGCTGCTCCTTCAAATGGATCTGATGTACAGCAAACACGTTCAAACACTCTGATAGAGAGCCAAGACTCAGCCAATTCTGTGTCACCTGAGGGTGATTCTCCAACAGTTGTCTTGTCTCCTTCCATAGCTGTGCAGTCTCAAGTATTTGTGCCTTCGCCACATGCAAGCACGGACTCTGAAATTGCAGGCAATGGGCACAGTACCACCGATAGGTAACCTTTTGTAACAGACTTCAAGGGCTGGGTAAAATGCCATAATTTTGCAAGTGTAAGCTAACCTCAATATGTTACATTCCTCAAATAAAAACCCATTCAGAATTAGATGCATTACAAATTCTCCATTTCTATTATATATTCGCGGTCGGTAAATAGAGTTAGTTTACCTCATTCCTATCTTTTTCCATCATTAAGTTGCTATTACATGAGATGGTAATTCTATATATTGTTATTGATTCATATGCATATCCTTAAAATAGAAAGATTTATGTAACTCTTAGTATTTACAtcgtcataatcatcatcatcaccatccaagCCTTGCGCCAATTAATTGGGGTGGGGTACACGAATCCTGTTCTGACATTcgactctatcaaggaccatattctCAGTTAAACCATAGATCATTGAACATTCTCCAAGAAAAATTATGAAGGCACCTATGATGATGTAACAACCTACCACAATACCACAGTTTTGAAAAAACAATTCAATTGATATGGCTGTGATTAAGAATGCATTAGTATTTACATGCTCATTGAAAAAAATCATTTACACTTTCTTCTTGTTTAAATCGTAGATTTAAGCACCTATCAACTTTCTTTTACTGAATTTATGGTATGGAATGACTGGTTCTGATCATTGTGCAGCAGTTGATGTTGCACTGACTATTTCTTCTCCAAGAATAATCTGTAGAAAGATTAATGTAAACTGAACCTTATCATCTTTAGTTTAAATTATAAAAACTGTAGATGTGTGCTTTGTGCCATCTGTAGTTTGTTTGAAATATGGCAGCAGTAGCACCTGTCTCTGTTCTTGTTGTTGTAGGATTGTTTTCCATGCCATTAATATCTTACTGATCCTTTGGTTGTTGTTTAGAGTTGTTGCTAGCCAAACACCACCTGGTAGCCCACAAAGATCACGATCATCAGAATTACTCTCTTTCTCTGAGTCTCTGAAAGCTAAGTTATCTGCTGCCTCTTCTAGGTAAAGAAAATccaattttcttctcttttggtaTTCCATTACTCCAGTCTAATCATCATCATGGCATGCACCCATGGATTATTTGCAACAGATATAAAGAATCAATCTCAAAAAGTACACGGGGTTTCAAGGAGAAGCTATTGGCACGCAACAGCTCAGTAAAGGAAATCAGCAAAGAGGTCCAGCGTGAGGTGACTGCGGGTATTGCTGGGGTTGCTCGAATGATGGAGCGCTTGGATCCTACCTCAAAGAGATCTAGTTCCGTTTCCTGTGGTACTGAGGGGACCTCCAAATCTTCTTCCAGTGGGCATGATGTTCAAGGAAGCTCGATTGTTAATTCTCCTCATGAAAGTGGCGAGAGAACTCCCCAGGGTACAAGTTCAAATGCATCCATTCATGCTTCTGGAGCACTTTCTTCTGTTTCAGAACTTCATGTAGGAGCTGCTCGTGTACAGGTCCAGAACTCCTCCCATGCAAATTTACATTCTTCAATTGAAAATTTTCCATTGCTTATTGCTTGCTTATTGTAGGCTTGTTTACTTACTGGGTATAGGGCCTTAGATTGGATTGGTTGGTGAAACAAGATCTGTAGAGCAGACCGCAGATATATCTGGGACTAGGATACAATGATGGTGGCGATGGTGATGATGATATAATACATCTAAAATATACTGAAGCTAGAGACCTCTCGTGCATGGCCACCACATTTGCAGCCCTCTCCCTTGCTCTTTCTAATTTTATCCCttctttgaattttcttttctaatttctatGAAGAGATGTGTTTAGTATAACCTGGGATGGATAAAATATGATTTCAGATCCAGTGGACTGCTAAGTAAAGGTTTTCTAAATACATGGGCACCTGATGAGTAGCCTGATACATGTGTTAGATCATAGATGGGTTGCCACCTGATGACTAGCTTTGCTTGGTTTCTGGGCCAACACATATTAGGAGCAGTTTCCGTCCATGAATGGTCCTAGATCCTATTCAACTGCAATGTTTATTGTGTGCACAAAATGTTGCCTTGAGATAGCATGAATGAACAATATATCTACAGTCCTCTTTTATACAAGTGTGGTCAATAGTGGTCCATCATTCATGAAACCAATGTTgttaacctcattttttttttttttaatgactacATGGTTTCCCCACCCctttttaaggcgagactattccctgcagatgcacgcaatcacctgccaaccacgtgcatcgggtaatccacggggaggggactcgaactcgtgtctatggggagcaaacccacgaccgtAGCTGTTCACCCAAACCGTGAGGGGTAATGTTGTTAACATCGTTATCATATCACAAATCGTAATAGGACTTGAATTGTATCAACCTCATTGTTTTGTAAATCGTGAAATTTTTCTTCTTCTGATTTTctcaaaatatcaaaaaaatatgaaataacGTAGATAAATTGGAAAACACATTAAGAACTCATCGGCCATCAACCATCCATTCCCCATCAATGTGCACCAAAAAAGGTAATATTTGCCAAGATATTGGCAATTCAGAATTTTTATCAGGTATACATTGTGAAAATGTTAAAGGATTCTTGGTAGATGAGCTGAGATAATGTATAAATTGATGTCTCCTGCTTGTTAGGTGAGCTGGTATAGACTGTTTAGTGGCACTACTacctttctggaaaaaaaaaaaaaagaattcttGTTTTTCGTTTATGATTTGCGTTCAAGAAGTTTATCTTAGAAGCATACATCCTTTTAGTACTTTTACCTTTTTGAGTGCAGAATCAAGTTGGAAAAAGTGGCACTCGACCAAAGAAAAATATATTGTGATGAATCTCAAAATCCCCTAAATCTCTTTTTTGTCTCTCTTAAAAAaccaaaagatgagattttttatGTACGTCTTAAAAGCAGAAGGGTAGAAAAACAAGAAGAGAAAATgtataaagaaaaatggaaacaTTAATTTTTTATGTAAAAAAATTGGGTCCATTTACGTTGTCTGCATATTTCTTATGATTTGTATGAATCGATAATCGTTCAATACAATTCGTATGATTCAGTTGCGCTTTTTGGGATTTACAATTTGAACCTACGATTCACATTGTGTGGTGTGCGATACGATATGAATTGCattgattttgacaacattgcatgaaacatcatggtggtggcCATCTGCAGAATCACTTATATCGTGTTCAAAGTTTCTGCCTGTTTTGATATCTTTGTGCATGTGCACCAGCACACCATGCAGTTCCCTACTAGTTATATGTCATGTGTGTATGAAGTTTATTTGTATATTTTAGGTACTGTATTATAACTTCTACTTTTACATTTGAATCTCTAGCATATGGCCATGCCAATTTTCTGAAAGTCAGCCCAAACTGTTAGATTTCTGAAATCATAAATTTtcggaaaagaaagaaaaatatcaaTAATAGTGAAAAGGTCTGAAAAATAGAACATAATCAAAATAACTATGATCGGTAACTGCCACCACCATTATTTGTATCCCTGTCCTAGCTATTTGGGGTTAGCTTTACGAATCATGTTTTGCCAACGGGATTCGAAACATGAATTCTCACGGTTGCTTGACATGAATTAAGATCAATTGCCTATTTGACAATATTTCTTTAATAATTAATATTTAAAAAGAGGAAGggaatttttcaaaaaactaCCTAAgtaatatggaatttacattaTGGTACTTTCTCAAAAagattttcaaaaagctacctcattaatccaTATAATTGTTATTCCACTACTTTTCGTTACATTTCTTTGATGGCTGCTTGGGTGGGCATGCGAGCAAATGGGTTGGTTGCTTGGGTGGGTCTCACCGTGGTGcgtcacctcatgttaggccaagAGCTCAAATATCACCCTTatccgtgattcaagtggaccacatgattggaaacggTGTACAGGGCAACAATTGCCCTCAAAACTATTTCCCCTAGTGTGTCCcctacctgaatcatggatgggcctgCGTTTTATGCCTTAGGCCTAAATTTTGgcatgacatctaatggttggagtggatttcatataatcatcactgtgggccctgtaaaaatcaagctCTCTTggaactgttttctttggtgtgacccacctaaaaaGAAGtgttaaaataagaaaataattggaaaaaaaaaatcaaaatgggcTCTTTATGGTCGCTTCAACATCTAATGATTGTGTTGGCTTTATAATGGTGCCGATATGAGGTGTTTCTGTTGACTTAGGCCAGCACAgctccttttttgtttttgttttttttttttttgtttttttaatttttaattttttttaagaacatattcacccccATATCGCATAACATGGGTTGCCATTTCCTTTATATATCAACGGCCAATATGGCTAATacataattgttttttttttcttttttctttttagagttAATGCAGGAAATTGTATTAATAAAGGAAAAGGAGAACAAAAAGGAGAAATGATGCTGCAGCTCTGCTAAGATAGCAGAACTGTTAGACAACAAAGCAAAATTACAATCTATAGCCCTATTCGAGTAGGAAGCCCATTCGATTGGATCGCCCTAGATGTAGTGGACTCCACCGAGTTAGCTTTGTCGTTGAAACAACGATTGTTCCTTTTgacccaaacagcccaccaaaccGCCAGAATGGCCATGCGCCATAAGATGAGCCTATTTTTACCACATTTAACCCCTTGCCAGAAAGAGAGGAGACTGTTGGTTGAACCCGGAAAACAGCAAGAAACGTTGAAGCGATGAAGGATAGCTGACCAGATCTTGAAAATGTAAGGACAGTGGATGAAGAGATGATTAACCGTCTCTTCATTGGCCATGCAGCAAACGCAAATATTGGTGATGTTCGTACCCCGCTTCCTCAGATTATCAACTGTGGGGACCTTCTGGTTACCCACTAGCCAGCCGAGGACCGCAATTTTCGGAGGGACCGAATATTTCCAACCGTAATAATTTTCCAAGCAAAAAGGCGTAGAGGGATTTAACCAAAAATCTACCTTGATTATCTGGGCTCCAGAATAGGTTGTCAGGATCGTTGCGATTAAGCGCAATGCTGTAGATGTGGTTTAATAGGGCAGTGAACTCATCTATCTCCCACTCCCTCAGATTCCTACGACATTCAATGTTCCAGACGAGATTAACGCTGTCTGAAGATAAACAATCCGCAACCTTGCAGTGTGGGAATTTAACTATACGAAAGATATTAGGAAAGGCTGCATCCAACGAATCTCTCCCCGACCTAGGGTCCAGCTAGAACCCCATGCGAGAGCCATTGCCTGTGACCATGGAAATTCTGCTAAGAACTTCGGACTTGGAAGAAATAATGTCCCTCCAAATAGCGGACATCTTATGGTTGCTGTTGCTGTTGATCCACCATCCCCCCTCGGATCTGCCGTATTTACACTTAATCAGATCATTCCATAGGACTCCATCTTCGTTCCCGAGTCTCCACAGCCACTTCCCCTGTAACGCGCGATTCATTAGCTTTAGATCCTTGATTCCTGCTCCTCCATCTTTCATTAGGTAGCAAACAACCTTCCAGTTGACGAGATTGAATTTCTTCGTTGCTGACTTACCTTGCCAGAGGAAATCTCTTCTTAGCTTTTCTAGAGATTTCACGACCGACGTCGGGCACTTGAACAACGACATAATCGTTTTTTATTACTATTGTTCTTGCAACTAAGGTATAGGATTTGCACCTCTGAATCATCTAATCTCTGATACTTAGTTTCGTCAAAAGACCTTAAGAGTACCCATCTTGAGATGATACAACTCACCACTATCCTAGGTTTGAGTGTAGTACCTTTTATCTTCTTGTCTTGTCATGGGCTGTGATGGATGAGATAAAGGGGTCATCTTTATCCTTTTAACCCTTTCCATAAATGGGCTAGGCTGTGGTGATTGTTCATAAGCACTAAAAGTTTTCTTATTAGCTCATACCATTGTTTGCAAATTGAGACTAGGAATTCAACTTGGTCTGTCACTTATTCGGGTCAACTCAAGCTTAGTGGGCCAACTAGGTGGGCcaagaaattattattatttttttaattgcatGTTTGCTATAGAAATATAAATAATAACAAG from Magnolia sinica isolate HGM2019 chromosome 17, MsV1, whole genome shotgun sequence encodes the following:
- the LOC131231873 gene encoding E3 ubiquitin-protein ligase RHF2A-like gives rise to the protein MEDLASTAETPVSSPSPAPALLTGAEDSSEDACSICLEPFSAEDPATVTNCKHEYHLQCILDWSQRSKECPICWQLLVLKDPVSQELLAAVEMERSSRSRRRTSNASSFPRIPLEDFEFHDVPSYTDDSDFDERIMQHLAAAAMGRAHHFSRRERHRSSGLAHSQFVVFAAPSNGSDVQQTRSNTLIESQDSANSVSPEGDSPTVVLSPSIAVQSQVFVPSPHASTDSEIAGNGHSTTDRVVASQTPPGSPQRSRSSELLSFSESLKAKLSAASSRYKESISKSTRGFKEKLLARNSSVKEISKEVQREVTAGIAGVARMMERLDPTSKRSSSVSCGTEGTSKSSSSGHDVQGSSIVNSPHESGERTPQGTSSNASIHASGALSSVSELHVGAARVQDSP